In Nymphaea colorata isolate Beijing-Zhang1983 chromosome 10, ASM883128v2, whole genome shotgun sequence, the genomic stretch AAATGAATTCTTGTTTGCATCTCTTCTGTTGGCAATGGCAACTCTCTGGTCTTGAAGCATGTTTAAATTTGGGGCCAGCAGTCTGGTATAGCGATCGAAATACAGAAGCTGCTTTAAAAGCAGCGCAAATTCACGAGGAAACTTCAGCCCATAAGATTCGCTCACTCTGACCTGTTATGTAAACATTCACAACTTACTAGTGAAACCAAGACTGAACCCACAGCCCAATTGGAAATCTTCAACCAGTTTCCATAATATTTTGGTGCCGTAacaattttatcaaaaaagaCCAGCTTCTCTCTGGAGATTTCTCAGACAGATTCCAATGGTTGTGTAAAATTTTATGAGCCGATTAATGTGCTAAAAAGTTTATATTCTATAGAATTCATCAAAACAACCAAGATTAGTTCAAAATCTTAttgctttgaaatttgaatgacAGCAATGGCTTATCGCAAGAGCAACTCCCGATACTGAAGCAATGGAAAAGATGGAACTTACAACATCAAGGAACAGAGCATTCATCTGCCTCTCGTCAACAACCAGGTTAGCAGAAACAGCAGCGGTATTTGGGCCCCTGGCTGCCGTAACAATGAGTTCTGTATCCAAATCCTGGAAAAACACGGCAAATTAGATAAGCCTGAACCTGAAGTGAAGCTACATCGTATTCCGAGAGTATATCGAATGATCAGGACCTCAAAACTCTAAATCCAACGAAAGAGCTAATATCTTCAGATAGCTTAGGTTTCTCAGGACACATTAGCTTTGGCAAAATCTGGCTCAATAGGTAGGACCATACAGGGGCACTTGCTTTAAAAGCACCATGAACAATCATTTACCAGTCAAAGAGGTAAAAATGTCGCAATAATCATCTCAGTATGATGTGAGAAAATGTGAAGAAGAGTgaagaacaaaaaggagaaaacctGAATCGATGAAAATATCTTCTCCAAGTCACTTGCAAAGGCTATAGAATCAACATCCTTATCTGTTGCACCCATCTCAATTAAAGCAGAAGCCATTTCTTCATATTCCCCTGTTACtattgatgttaaaaatgtatCCACCGCAGCCCAGGTCTTGGGGGATATCCGCCCAACTATGCCTGAATCATTTTACTTCAAAAGTTAAGTTTAAATTTACCAACTTGGATCACaataaccaaattaaaaattgaaatatcaaACCTTACATTGAAAACATTTCCCGAAACAAACTCTAATAACTGTCTCTGTGTTAAGACTACATGGATACTCTATTTTGGGTCATGTCCCTATGTTGGTACAGAAATTCTATAACACAGGCACTACAGCATACGAGGTACTCCACAGACCCTTCAAGGCATTTGCAACCCTAATTTTGTCATTATGATGAATatgaacattatttttatctttaacTATAATGAATTATGTATGAACTTATAAAACTATTTTGCTTGAATTTTGTGGATCACTCCAATGCCATATGTACGATATACAAATTTATTTTGCACAAATTTTTCTGgaccatattatatatatactggaTTTTTGTTGTCAAGGTTTTTCTCGGTATTAaccaaaaaaatcttttttccTCAGAAGGAGCAtgagaaatcaagaaatttaaaaacatacagaaatattagaaaacatGATGAGATTGTAGGGTTTTATACTATTGCTCTTccaaaaacattgataaaaatcAAATTAGTTCCtgaaatgttaaaagaaaccccaaaaaaactttttttttgtggcaaaaatatgacattttcagttgttaattttttcatattcttttgttttctcatatttcCATTTGTAACAAGATAttgtattttaaaaagaatGTGATATTTGCGACAAAGGTATATATAGTGTACGAACGTGTATCTAGCCATACCCACAAATGCCCATGTTTTCTGAATTTACCCAAACCCACACTCGCTGCACCTATGTAACTTCACCTGTGTGTAGACAGTGGTCAACAAATGAAGAGGTTGAAGGAAAACAATCTCAAGCACTGCTCTCATTCCTACTGGGTAATTGCATGAAAAAGTATTTTCCAATTGCCTGCTCTTTATGTGATTATGATTGCGAGTACAAGTGCCAAGTAAATCATTGGCCAGGTCATAATTGAGTTTCAAGCAAATTTATGTTCAGTGTTTAGTCTATCAACAGGGACAAAAAAGGTTGCTAGTTTGGTGTCCTGCTACATACCAAAATCAAGAAACCCTATGCGACCATCGTTCAATAACCACAAGTTTCCAGCATGTACATCTGCATGAAAGGTGTCACAAGCAAGCAAACTTCCAAACCTGTGCAAAAAAATAATGGCACATCATCACAGGCTAAACTCCGCCAGCAAGAATTTCCACATGTCAAACATCTAAAATCAACATCATCACCAATCATAAACCAATATCGTTCTTAAGAACCTAATCTCACTTCCCACAATAATTGtagcaaaaaaacaagaattgtGAAATGTGAATTTGCTAGATCAAGTTTTCTGAGAAAATACCACACGTTTAGAGCAGTTATCAGACTTGTCTCTGGGCTGGAAACAAGTGAACGTATTGAGTCAAGGTCAGTTAGAGGAACACCATAAAGCCGCTCCATGGTCAATACTCGTCGTGTACTGCAGTGCTTATAGACTTTTGGAGCTTTTGCCTGCCTTGTGAGACCCATAGTTTCCAAGTATCCTCTGAAGGACTCAATATTTGCTGCTTCTTTATGAAAATCAACCTCTTCTAGCATAGATTCCCTTATATCTTGCACAATTCCCACCTAATAAAACCAGTAAATcagaaaagtaataaaacaaaGGTCTAGAGAGTACCTTAggattatttcatgaatttttaaatttattttgcatATACGCTGAAATATGCAGCACAAATAAAAGCATGGTCATCACCCATCCAATGGACAGTGAGAGGATCCAATAATTGAACCAAGTATCGAGTACTTTCACCCTCCATGTTAAAACAGTACAATTGTTGGACCTCACTGTACTTATTGGGACCCTGTTGCACATTACTATTGGAGGATAAGGGACcaagtatacttgatccaattAGTGTAACTTCTTTCATGAACAACAAGGTGTTCAGGCGTAATAATAACAAGTCAGATGCTGAGATAGCAAAGGCTCCTGAGATGAGAGAATAGGATCCTTGCACCAAGTCAACTTCTACATTGTCATGATCCTAGAATATCTAGATGTCACTTACACAAAAAAGTttgaatatatttatatgaCTTTCGATGCAACATATATTGTATGACTTAGTGAAGGATGTTTGACCTGACACACATGtagcaacacacacacacacatattactAAAGCCAAGGGAGTAAATCCTGATAATTTAAGTACATCAGAACTAAGTTCAGTTATGAAAATAGCCTCTTAGGACAATAAGAGCAGTAGAAATTCAACTTTATAAACTGTTATAAACAGAACCAAAGAATCAATGGAATTATATTATAATTGAATTAACAATATATCAACAGGATAATGAAATAACACTAGCACCATCCAAAAAAAGTAATAATGGTGTCGTGTCAGCAACAACCAACAACCCAACAAAATATTAGAATGATCATACATTCAAGCAGCAAGGGACAACCCAGAGAAGGCACTTGTAGgaactaagaaaagaaaaaatggacaaCCACAGGTTGAGAGCAGATGGTAAGAGGGGAATGTGAAGGCCTGAAGGGTGTTGGCAAAGACTTGGGATCAAGTCCCAACCCTGCCACATTGCACCTTGAATTATCCCATGGTGTTGCCCTCATTAGGCATGGCAGTTGGGGTTCACTCAGGGTTTTCCTCTCAAGAGGTGGGCTCATGTGGTCTGGCCCATGAACAGTTCATCatcatataaagaaaaaagaaaaattggaaaattaaTGAATGAAAGTAGATTCCAATCTGGAAAACGTCCATGtgaatgtcaaataaaaaaaaaagtcttaaaGATTAATATCTACCAGTGATGTACGGCTAATCTCTGGACTCAAGAACTCTAAAATTCTAGCAACAACATATACAAAATTCAGGTCAGCCACCAAGACATCTTCCATCCCAGGCTTTAACACCTTGATGACTACTTCTTCAGAGGAACCCCTGAGCCTTGCACCATGGACCTGCATGCAGAATATCTTATCAGGATATTATGTAAATGATCATTCCCAAAAAGCAGCAGGGAGAATCCTAATGAACAGATTTCACCAACCTGAGCAATTGAAGCAGAAGCAATAGGTACTGGGTCTATGTACTCATAGATGCTGTCTATGGGTCTCCCTAAGTCTTCACGCAAAATTGCCTCGATTTGTTCAAAGGGAACAGAAGGAGCCTTATCAAAACAATTTTGGAACTCTTCAACGTATTCTGAAGGAAACAATGTGGGAGTTGATGCTATAAACTGCAACATTACAAAGCAAAATAAGCCTCATCCAGTATAACAGAATTCATGGatcaaataaagagaaaaaagaaatttttaaaaataaatatgcagATAAAGTACAGAATAACTTTAACTTTTTAATATGACCTGTAATGCATGCCCCCTGAACCCAACATTTTCCTTCAAAATCCATCTGATTGAAGGCAAAGGCTTTGCCTAGGGCAAAACATTTTCTAGGCGAAACTTTTGCTATGTTTAATTTATAGGAAAAAGAACATAACACGTTTCATTGTCCAaaggaaacaagagaaaagaacaaTTAGGAGGTTGTATCCCCATGAcgggtttagagtctttagacaaaAGAATGAGGGAAAAAGCTTTTTGCCAAAAACACGTAAAAGGACAAGTCGCAGATCCTTTCGCCAGGAAAAGTTTGCCCTGATTGAGAGAACATAAAATGAGTGGGACAGACCACTTTTCGCAAAGACAAAAGTTTCTCCAGGTCTATCAACAGGGCCTGACTTCCATAGAAGAAGTATTTGGGTACCGGTACTGAGAAGCATATGAAGTTATTGTACGcctttcacaaaattatagttttaagATCCTTGAGTTTACAGTTTAACATGAACAGAACATGTACATTACGTtatcaaaagattcaaaacaCATAACAAGGTTTCAGTTTCTTTCAAGGTTGTATCCATAATTCTCAGTATGTTTCAGTCCACATGGGTTTTAAGACATGATTCATCAGCTATGTCCCAGGTGTATTCTCTTTGTATTTTCTAAACCTGCCATATTTTAATTTCTCAGTGGCAGAACATTCTTATGTTCATTTGGGTTGTGATTGCCCGGAGATGGCACAATTTTCTTCACTTTGTTGCAGTCACTCAAGAGGCACCACCACATCATTAAGGATGATGCCTTTATAACTGCACAAAACCTTTCACCAATATCATGTTGAGTGATGAATATTAGGgcattttattaaatatttatgaTTGCCCCAATGCatcatattttttctcttgttgcaGTACTTCTCCCACTTAGCAATACATGAAATAAATGCATCATACTAAACATAGTAACTGAAAGCATTGCTGCTACAGAAGATTGCCCAAATATTTAGTACCACGTGTTAGGTTTCACTTTCAAACATATATACACCATATAAGGCAGCGACTTGAATGCTGTTGAATAATACGtgaacaaacataaaaattataaGTTCAACAAATTCGATAAATAAAAAGCACAAGATCCAGCCTTAAGTATCAAATAGTACATAAAAAAAGTCATCAAAATCTATCCAGTAAAGAGATTTACCTGAAGTAACATTGTATATGTTGCTATTACATCATAAATATGGAATCAGACAGAAGAAACGTCAATTACAATCTTTTGAGAATAAAGAGACTTGTCAAAACACACCTGACCTAACTTTATATATGTTGCACCCATTCGTTCAAATAACCGCCTCAAGTATAGAGGAGAGAGTAATCCAAGCTGCAGCTGAGATGGAAATTCTGCAGATGTATTCATTGTCTGCAAAACATttgaaagatcattttttaGTTCCCTATGATCATTCACAAGTGAGGTattgacataaaaaatattcaCTAAAagatttagaaacaaaaatgaagaaaacaattaTTAAGATCCAAAAGTActcagagagagggagagagagaggcagattGGTAAATCAGAGAGAGTTCACACTTAAAGCCTATTTGTTTGATCAAGCTTTTCTATCAAAATGCTAAGGTGGCAGCACAGTTCAGTCCTTTCCTCACGTTGGgtgaaaagaaaacacaaacagaAGGCTTGAGAAAAATCTAGCAGGTGGGCATAGAATTTCCTGCCCCAAAAACACTTAAAATGCACCCTTGCCTCTGTGAAAGGATTTTCATGGGATTGACATGCTCCAAGGAAGTTTCCAGAAAAGGTGTCAATCCCATGAAAACAGATCTCTTCACCTGCTAGGAACAGGCACACGGCATGCCCTCAGTATCAGTATTCTGTTGACATCATCTTGCAGGAAGCTTTCATTTTAAGCCAAACAAATAGGAGGAAAATAAATACTTGGAATTGGTGCTAAAGATGGAGCCTTAACCAGGATCAAGCATCCAAGGAttccaaaatttcaaatgttCATGCTCATTTTGTCACAAATTCAACTTCGATAAGCCAAACCCTTAAGGTGTTACTTTCTCTATTACAAAAGTTCCAACTCCATGTAAACAAAAGGGCTTCATTCAAACTTTATTTGTATCAAGAGGAAAAGATGCCGTATGATCAAAGAGATAAcaggcaaaaaggaaaaaagaaattgaaaattacttttttcttttggagaaaattgttgtaaaaacaaaaagcaaaactGTCACAAAGTGCATCTCTGTCTACAGGGATAATCCTAACATTACCTTTGACGCATCTGCTAGCCACTCGCCACCAACAGTAACAACTGCCTGAATACCTTGAGCCAATCTCACAGCTCCACGCGGCCCTGTGCTGATAGAGATTTGAATAATGTCTTCCACCAACTTAGGTAATTTGTTGATCCTGTCTGCAGTAGATACATAATGTCATAATGACCAGACTTTATGCCTACATTTACATGCATGCTCCATGATGACAAgtggcggagtcagaaattATAGGCTGAGGGGCCAGAAATTTATGATATCATGTTCTGaaatataacaaataaaataaatttgacAAGGGAAAGTAGTTGTACGCACTAACTTGCACCAATGATCTACGACCCAGAAGCAATTTGCTGACACGCAATGAACAGAATGCACAAATAGAagaatttaaagtttaaataaGAACTTTAAATAAGACAGAGAATTGCATACCCTGAATCGTACTAGTAGATATAGTTTGTGCTGGTGAGTATCGAGCAAGCGTGAGTGCACCATTTAGGTGGTGATTCTGCTTTTTTTGGGGACGAACAGGATACAGACCAGCCAACTGCAACAGGcgaagaaaaaagttaaatggaAACCAACCAAGCAAAAAAACGAAAGACCCTTTCTCACCTGCAGGTGAGTGTCTGACTGGAATTCAAGAATGAACTATGAGCCACATGCACATCCATGGAACagaaattttttagatttaaaatatCAAGCTATGAATGTGTTGAAATACTAATTCAAACTTCAACATGTTAATTTACAGATGTATTCAAGGATTTAAGCCCCTCAATTCTCAAATCTAATGAATCTTATTTAAAGACAATGCATTTGCTACGCATGTATCTCTAGCTAGAATCCCCTCGGATTGCAATACAAAGATGAGCAAATCATCTTATAGAAACTAAAAGGGTCGTATACCTTATAAGACTTGGTGTCGTCCCCAGGTCAAAATAATATCGGGCTGCAAATTCTTGCAATCGAAGCCAGAAATGGACTTCCATTTCTTAAAGTTTTTCATTACTGGAAAGACAAATCTCTTTgttcaaataaaaacaaatcaaagagaaaaatatattgtttGACAGGTTAGTATCCATTGGGAAGTGAGATAAATGGACTTCGAAGTTAATCCAACTAAAGATTCCGCAGTTGCCTTTTGCAGCTCCTCTGCTTTAGATTATGTTCACTGTTGCAACTTTCTTGTCTCCTCTATATGAACTCATTAGCATCGACATCATCTTCTCTTGATTAATTACAGTTGGCATGTGGAATATGTATTGTCGTCTTGCTAAATATCTCCCCTTCTGAAGGATGGCACGAAATTGAAACAGTTACTAACGTTCGTTTCCCTCAATATACTTCAATATTACCGCATGATTAACGgcacaaaaaagacaaaatgacATATTAAAAAGCAGAGATGATAGTTGTGCAACATTTGGCCTTCCTGCGTTCATCCAATGTAATTCAATTGTTTAACTGATGAACCCAAATGAAAACTGACAGCGATGTGGTCCTAGGCCGGTCGCTTAAATGGCCGGCATACAGAAGTGCAGTACTACACTGGCAGCGATAACAATACTTGCTGCAGTCAGTAATCATGCACAATCAACAGATACATGAATAAACCAACAGAAAGCTGAACACAAATAGTGGGCGCGGTTATTTGGGTAATCACTCCCAGTTTCCCCCGTAACACCAGGGAATCGATTACCAGAAATGATTCTTGGGAATTGTTTGGGAGAGAGGATAATAAATTTTTGAGCCAATAATTGAATTAATGTGGAATTGTGAGGCCTATGGGAAGCATTCAAAGGATCGCaaatggaagagagagaaagagagaggacaCCTGGGGGTAGATACGAGGAAAGAACCAGGATTGGCGACCATGGGTTAGGCCTCTGTAAGCAGGCACCACCATCGCCATCGCTCTCGCTTCCTCTATCGAGAGGGACGAGAACTGAAGAGCTCTGCTCAAGGAAGACAACGGCAAAGACCGCCGAAAGATTTCCAATCGTGACCCCGCCAGAATCCAGATTACCTTTCTCTCTACCCCGACTCTTCTTGCGCCCTTTTCTTTtccgtctctctcttcctcctttttttaatttttagcggCAACGATGGGAGACAACGTGGTCCTTCGTGCCTCATTCATTAAACTAACGGGATTTTCCAAATGTATGCCTCACTcttaaaaaattgagaatttaCTGCCTACTTCTTGCGATTGACCAATTCAAACTCTTTGCATGAAACAATAACACCACGATAACCAGCCACAAACTCCCCACAAAAGAACAAGGcacattttattattattattattattattattatgtttgtATGATTGCAAGTTTGTTAACAACAGCTAAAAATCCTTGCGTTGAATTTCCACACTCGATTTAAACTAAGTGGACagtttggaaaaaaaagaaagaaaaaaaaaagcattttcatCGTCTCTACTACatcatttttttccctccttttctatttttattcaAACGGAaatgttgagaaaaaaagaatcactTTGACATTACTATTACAACTCTAGCTCGCGTGTCTGACAATTGACCTTTTTCTAgatatttattaattaaaaagtaATGGGTTTTATTACTGTTTCACATAGAAAAGCCAATCTTTAAAAGTATGTTTTGTATATGACTTTTGGccaaaattaaaaggaaaattaagggaaaatatataaaaaaagcaCGATTTCGTCTATATGTTATGGCCAGGCTgcctatttttcaaaatatttattctAGAGAAAACGTTACttctaattcaaaaaataacttaaactatacaaaatttataaaacaatttaaataaaTGTATATTTTCACCCATGTTCGTCAAGTTATACGTTCAGTCACGAGGCACAAGAGGGGAGTGTATAAGAAGGACTCAACCACGCCCTCCCATACGATCGGTCCGTATGATGGGTGCACACACGGTCGGCCTTCATTAGAAAAGAGGAAACGTTACAGGCGTGTTTGAGAAATTAAGGATAAACTTTGGGCTCTAAATGCATATCTAAAATTTCACCGACCCGGTTGCTATATAAGTCCAAGATTTGGATGGTGCACACGCTTCGCCCGCGGACTGAAGGTGAAGCCGGCGGGAAAGGCCTCGCCGGCTCTCGCGCGGGAGCGCTCCCTGTACGTCTGAAGCATTTCCCGATAGCTTTCCGAATGGGTAAGCGGAAGCAATCTAAGCCAAGGAGGTCCGATGGAATTATAGGGCATTCTGTTCCTAATTCCAATCAAGAAGAGCCCGCTGCTTCCACCGATTGTCCAGATGCCGGCGTCGACGATGAAAATTTTGAGCGAAAGAAGGTAGTCTTCGTTGAAGTAGACACGAATTCTTCACCGTCCGATAAGCATTTCAATGTGGCGGATATTAGGGTTTGCGACGTCAGGTTCTCGGAAGGCCTTTCGAGCGCGGAATTTGTGCGCGAGAGGTTTTGCGAGGCGGATTTCGCTCTCAGGTTTAGGGTTTTGATGGAGCCGGGCGAGAGTGTGCATGTGGGAAA encodes the following:
- the LOC116263436 gene encoding uncharacterized aarF domain-containing protein kinase At5g05200, chloroplastic, with the protein product MAMVVPAYRGLTHGRQSWFFPRIYPQLAGLYPVRPQKKQNHHLNGALTLARYSPAQTISTSTIQDRINKLPKLVEDIIQISISTGPRGAVRLAQGIQAVVTVGGEWLADASKTMNTSAEFPSQLQLGLLSPLYLRRLFERMGATYIKLGQFIASTPTLFPSEYVEEFQNCFDKAPSVPFEQIEAILREDLGRPIDSIYEYIDPVPIASASIAQVHGARLRGSSEEVVIKVLKPGMEDVLVADLNFVYVVARILEFLSPEISRTSLVGIVQDIRESMLEEVDFHKEAANIESFRGYLETMGLTRQAKAPKVYKHCSTRRVLTMERLYGVPLTDLDSIRSLVSSPETSLITALNVWFGSLLACDTFHADVHAGNLWLLNDGRIGFLDFGIVGRISPKTWAAVDTFLTSIVTGEYEEMASALIEMGATDKDVDSIAFASDLEKIFSSIQDLDTELIVTAARGPNTAAVSANLVVDERQMNALFLDVVRVSESYGLKFPREFALLLKQLLYFDRYTRLLAPNLNMLQDQRVAIANRRDANKNSFRRTTQM